TATAGCCACtccgacaaaaaaagaaagagagcccTCTAAGTGTAGTTCAACTTCTTTTGATGCTTGTGTCCATAAGTCTTTGCTTACATAGAGTTGAGTTTTGAGATGTTTCTGACTAGTCATAAAGTCTAATCGTCTTGCTGAGAAACAATTGCCGCTTGTCTTACGCGTGCTTCGACCAAAGATGATTGTCAAGATATGAGTATTTGCACCAAGTTATCTATTGTTAAGTAAAGAAAAAGGGCAGTAATGAAATTCCTGTACTCTTCCAGAGAAGGAAGCAGCTGACCGGAGAAAATTGGTGAGTAAATGGCATCCTACAACAAAGGGTACTCTCAGGCGAAACTACCGAGTACCTTCCAAGTCGGAAGGGCGGCGCCTTCTAAAAGCAATTGCGTCCTTGCTCTCTGAGGATGATCACTTCACAGATGCCACTTCCCACAAGGTTTATGCGTTTATTTGACAGTAAAATGCTGACCATTTTAGCATGCTTACCAGGGTTCATCTCTGTCAGTATCtgcttgaattgcttgatcCAAATGTCTGTGTGAATTACGATCTTCTATAGCACATGGTTGCAGGCCTTGTGACTAGGTGATTGTGTCTTTATGTGTAGGGCTGTCAAATTAGAAGAGAGAGTGCGCATGGAGAAAGCGTATGTTGCAACAATGTGAGGGCTTTATTCGACGAACTCCCAACTCCGCATGTAATTGTGGAGATTACGGCTTTCCCTGCTGGGCCTCTCACAGAGATCGATTATGCCAAGGCCGAGAAACTAGAACGCGTGCTCAGATCTGGTCCTTCTATTTGAGATCTTTGTTACGGGTAGCATGCCATCTAACCTGTAAATAACAACTACAATAGTAAGGATGTTTGTGCGGTTACCTGAGTTCTGTCAAGTGAGCcatgtctctctttttttcatctGATTTCTATTCCTTTTATTGCTTATGAGCTTTAAATGACGTGGATAAGCTTCATTTACGTAGCTGCCTAAGATCTGTTATGCCATCTTACTCCAGAAGAAGATacttgaagaagagaaaaacgaaAGGTACAGAGTGTAGGCACACATATGAAGCCAAGACCTATGAAATGATCTGACCTCGAGTTTTGTTTTGTTCGTTAACAGTTCAAATATACTCTTGACCCGAACTCGCCGATCCGATGGATACTGTTGATCTTCTTTACCAGTGCACGGCAAACACTAATTGCCTTCAAGTTGCACTCTCTCTGTCACATAACAGAAGATGCTTTGACATACCTTGCTATGATAACGTATCTCACAgtgcgggaaaaaaaaaaaaaaaagagaaggtagCTTCTTGTACTTCATTTCCTGTCTATTCTACAGCTTATGACAGTATATGTATAGTTCACCAACAAAATGGGGAGCCTCCACGGGGTTATCAAATCAAGAATTGTAATTGGTACGAGCAGCGAAGTTCATTTTCGGATGTCAATTGATATCAGTTACATGCACTTGTTATGACACCGATGCACCTATCTATCAAAACAAGTTTTAAGGGCTTATTTTCTGTGGTGCTGGTCCTATCCCCGGTACTCCTGGTTATGGCTAACCCTAACAAATTAACAGTCAGTGCGTGCCTACTTggacaaaaaaagagaacaaattcACAACACCGCAAGCCCGTGAAAGGACATTGTCCGCATCTTGCAAAACCCTGCTTTGGTACTAACTGCTGTCGCCAGATTCTGATTTTGCATATTGCAAGTTTTATTCTGTGCTTTAGTCTTCACAGAGAAGAGTAGCACGGGCCCTGTTTTGCATTCTTTACATTCCCAAGGACTTGATTTTGCTCAACCCATAAAGAACATAGCGTCTCTCGGGGCTCAATACTAGATAAGACTGTGTTGTAAACAAGCTGCATTATTGTAGGAGCTTCCTTGGACTGTTATCAAATCTTAAGTGAATATTTCAGATGGGTCGTTTTCCTCCATTACTGCACACGGCCAGGTGGGCAAAAACCGTCCTCTTGTCAGGCATTCACAGTTAGTTCTACTCCTCCTACATTTATTTCGACTGCCCACCTCATCCTCCAAGCTTCGGACTTGCAAGAGTCACACTTGAGGAGAAGCCAGGCAATGTATAAGGAGAAGACATCTCTAGCCTCCTCGATGGAATCAAGAAACATGGGTATTGCAGTCCCGTTAGGCATGCTGATGCTGATGCTGTTGCTCGGCTTGTCGAGTTCAGACTCGGCCCAGGACAGAGCAGAGTGTACTGATCAACTGGTGGGTCTCGCCACGTGCCTTCCTTACGTCGGCGGTGACGCGGCAGCTCCAACACCAGATTGTTGCTCTGGGATGAGACTGGTCCTCCGAAAGAGCTTGAAATGCCTTTGCATTCTTGTCAAGGACAGGAACGATCCCAGTCTTGGGCTCAAGGTCAACACCACCCTTGCACTCAGCCTTCCCGCCTCTTGCCATGCGCCTGTCAACGTTTCTCAGTGCACTGGTAAGTTTAGTTCCGACTTCTGAGAAAGTCTCTCGTGTTCATCTTAGGCAAAATATCTGCGCCTTGCGGCATTTAGTTCTGAGAAATTCTCGCTTGTCCATTCCAAAATGAATAGGCAAAGTGTCGGCACTTTGCAGCATGTGCCATGAAGTAGATGCAGTGGATGTTAAGCAACTTCAGCTGATTTAAGGCATAGGCAGCTTCCGAAAGAAGTTGCATCAGTTTGTACTAAGAGTCTCCTGAACAAACTTGGCATGCCCagtttttgtaataaaattcgTCCGACTTTCGCCTCGTTAGTCCTTTATCTCTAAACTCGatgctttttttctttggtcgtaTGGCATATATTCAGAACTTCTGCACCTCGCTCCGAACTCTACAGATGCTGAGGTGTTTGACGGATTTGAGAAAAGCCTTGAGAAGAGAAATAGCACCTCTCTCTCTAATGGTAACAACTCTTACACCTCTAGTTTTTAGCAGCATGAACTACTTGAAGTCTCCTTCCATAGAGAAGTTCTCCCCACGACTTCCTGGTGTTTTTGGTTGCAGATCAGGGGAATTCCACTGATGGTACGGCAGGATCAAGCGCTCAAATAAAGAGTAATAGCAGTGAGAGATCAAGAAAACCGTGGTTGGCCACCTCAACTGTTGTTTCCATAGTTCTTCTTCAGACCTTCGCCGGACTTCATCTTCGCTTCATATCCATGTAGAAGAGTTAGTGGCTTGACATAATTCAGCAAACCACAGTGATGCAGGTCTATCAAACTTGCACTCTGCCTGATGTATCTCCCTTGTAAATGTCCGACTCAGAGTCTTCCGGTGAGCGGCCAAGCTTCAAGCACCGACCTAAGATATAGGTAAGGTACAATATGGTCAAGTTACAATATGATCATCGATATGGACACGACGAAGTCAATGGCTTAGATAAGTTTGCTAGAACTTGCTTGGTAGACTCTTCTTTGCCTTCTAAATATGACCACTACATATGAAGTTGTTCGATTGACCTGGTGGGTCAGTATATAATTGGCTATTTGACAAtctaatgtcggccatcctgtGACTTGACTCGTCTACGCATAATTGGACGGTGCTGCTGCGATATACTACTGATTGATTAACTCTGCATATAATCGAACGAGCTGGTTCTACAAATCTTAGATGTTGGGCGAAATTGCTCTCTTTGTGAGTTCAACCGAGTGTGCTCAAAGGATGCTACAAGCTTCCAATGCAAATGGCCACAGCTAACTGAAACCAAAAGTAACACTTGAAAGCTCAATTCCTTTCCTAGCTACTGCAGCTGCAGCTATTTCGAAGCTGTATGCTTCTTATGGGAGCAAATAGCAGCGGGGGGCCAACTAGCTTTGCTTCTTTCATTCGCAAAATTAAGCATATACTTTCATTTGGCTCAAACATTTTCAAGC
The genomic region above belongs to Rhodamnia argentea isolate NSW1041297 chromosome 6, ASM2092103v1, whole genome shotgun sequence and contains:
- the LOC115753234 gene encoding non-specific lipid transfer protein GPI-anchored 6-like isoform X2 is translated as MYKEKTSLASSMESRNMGIAVPLGMLMLMLLLGLSSSDSAQDRAECTDQLVGLATCLPYVGGDAAAPTPDCCSGMRLVLRKSLKCLCILVKDRNDPSLGLKVNTTLALSLPASCHAPVNVSQCTELLHLAPNSTDAEVFDGFEKSLEKRNSTSLSNEGNSTDGTAGSSAQIKSNSSERSRKPWLATSTVVSIVLLQTFAGLHLRFISM
- the LOC115753234 gene encoding non-specific lipid transfer protein GPI-anchored 6-like isoform X1, giving the protein MYKEKTSLASSMESRNMGIAVPLGMLMLMLLLGLSSSDSAQDRAECTDQLVGLATCLPYVGGDAAAPTPDCCSGMRLVLRKSLKCLCILVKDRNDPSLGLKVNTTLALSLPASCHAPVNVSQCTELLHLAPNSTDAEVFDGFEKSLEKRNSTSLSNDQGNSTDGTAGSSAQIKSNSSERSRKPWLATSTVVSIVLLQTFAGLHLRFISM